Part of the Streptomyces sp. f51 genome is shown below.
CGGCGGAGTGCCCCTTCTCCAGGACGAAGCCGAGCACGCTCTCGACCATGGCGCCGAGGCCCACCCGGGGGAACCCGGCCAGGCGTCCGGCCAGCTCCGTGTCGAAGAGGGTGGTGGGGATCATGCCTATGCCGCGGAGGCAGGGCAGGTCCTGGGTGGCGGCGTGCAGGACCCATTCGGCCCCGGAGACGGCCTCGCCGAGACCGGAGAGGTCGGGGCAGGCGACGGGGTCGATGAGCGCGCTGCCCGCGCCCTCGCGGCGCAGCTGCACCAGATAGGCGCGCTGGCCGTAGCGGTACCCGGACGCGCGCTCGGCGTCGACGGCCACCGGGCCGGTGCCGGCTGCGAAGGCGGCGATCACCTCGGCGAGGGCGGCGTCGTCGGCGATCACCGGCGGGATGCCTTCTCGGGGCTCCAGCAAAGGGGTCGGCGCCGATTCGACGTCGTCCGGAGGGCCGCCTCCGGTGGTTCGCAGTGAGCTGTCTGCTGCGGTCTCTTGGGCGTCGGTCACCTGTCAAGGGTATCCGTGTATGGACAACGCCCGTCGACGGAACGTTCCGTCGACGGGCGTCGGATGGTCGTAAACCAGTCAGGTGAGGGCAAGACGCGGTTCACTCGCGCGGGGAAGCGGTCAGGAGGCCCGGGGGCCGCCGGGTGCCGCGGGCAGGGCGTCGGGGGAGTGGTGCGGGGCGGGGGTCAGTGGATGATGCCGGTCCGCAGGGCCACCGCGACCATTCCGGCGCGGTCGCCCGTGCCGAGCTTGCGCGCGATGCGGGCCAGGTGGCTCTTGACGGTCAGCGCGGACAGGCCCATGGAGACGCCGATGGCCTTGTTCGACTGGCCCTCCGCGACCAGTCGGAGGACCTCGACCTCTCGTCCGGACAGTTCGCGGTAGCCGCCCGGGTGGCTCGGGGCACCCGGGGGGCGGCGGTGCATGCGGGCGGCTGCCGAGCCGATGGGCGCGGCGCCGGGCCGGGTGGGGAGCCCGACGTTCGTGCGGGTGCCGGTGACGACGTAGCCCTTGACACCGCCCGCGAGGGCGTTGCGTACGGCGCCGATGTCGTCGGCGGCGGAGAGGGCGAGGCCGTTGGGCCAGCCCGCGGCTCGGGTTTCGGAAAGGAGGGTGAGGCCGGAACCGTCCGGCAGGTGGACGTCGGCGACGCAGATGTCACGCGGGTTGCCGATTCGGGGACGGGCCTCCGCGACGGACGACGCCTCGATGACGTCGCGCACTCCGAGCGCCCACAGATGGCGGGTGACGGTGGAACGGACCCGGGGGTCGGCCACGACCACCATGGCGGTCGGCTTGTTCGGGCGGTAGGCGACCAGGCTTGCGGGCTGCTCGAGGAGAACGGACACCAGGCCTCCTGGGGGGCGGGACGGGACCGGCTCTGGGGGGCGAGCCAGGACGAACCGTGCTTTCAAGGTCACTGACGTCTTCGGCATCAAACCTGTGGACCTTTAGAGAATGATCACGATGGGGTGAGTAACAATCGGTTCAATTCGGACAGGCGATCGATCATCCGAAGATCGAACCGAGTCGTTCCGAGTCGTTCCGGGTCGTTCGGAGTCAATACGCGGCCGAAAGTGGTCGTATCGACAGTCGGCCGGTAAGGAAAAGGAAAGGGCGCGCGCGTCGGCGCGCGCCCTCACGGGGGTCAGCGGGACTGTGGTCCCCGGCGCTGCGGCAGGGTGACCACCGAGGCGTCGCCCGGGGTCACCGGCGGCAGCCCGGCGATCTGGCACAGCAGGTCGCACCAGCCGGCGAGGTGCGCGGCGGTGTCCGGTACGCCGCCGAGTCCCTCCCGGGGCGTCCACGACGCGCGGATCTCGATCTGAGAGGCGGCCGGGCGTTCCGCGAGCCCGCCGAAATAGTGCGAGCTCGCGCGCGTCACGGTGCCGCTCGGCTCGCCGTACGACAGACCCCGCGCCTGGAGCGCGCCGGTCAGCCACGACCAGCAGACCTCGGGGAGCAGGGGGTCGGCGGCCATCTCCGCCTCCAGCTCCGCGCGGACCAGGGTCACCAGACGGAAGGAGCCCTGCCAGGCGTCGTGCCCGGCCGGATCGTGCAGCAGGACGAGGCGGCCGTCGGCCAGGTCCTCGTCGTCGGCGACGACCGCGGCCTCCAGCGCGTACGCGTACGGAGCCAGGCGCTGCGGTGGTCGTGTCGGGTCGATCTCGATGTCCGGTCGCAGCCGGGCGGCCCGCAGTGCGTCCACGGCCGCCCGGAAGGGCAACGGGGCCGTCTCCGCCGCATTCCTGTCCCCCTCCTTCTTCTCCCTCGCGTCGTCCATTCCGCCAGCGCCGTCCGACAGTCGTCCCTGAGCCGCAGCCATGCCGGGAAGATTAAGGGGAACGGAGCCCGCGCGCAGGGAGAGACACCCGTGCGTGGGACCCCTGTCCGGATCGCGCCACGCGGACACCGCTTCGCGGACAGGGCGTCCACGCCGCCCCGGCCGGGGCGGCGGGCGCACCGGAGCCCGGGAAGGGGGGCGCCCGCGAG
Proteins encoded:
- a CDS encoding response regulator transcription factor is translated as MSVLLEQPASLVAYRPNKPTAMVVVADPRVRSTVTRHLWALGVRDVIEASSVAEARPRIGNPRDICVADVHLPDGSGLTLLSETRAAGWPNGLALSAADDIGAVRNALAGGVKGYVVTGTRTNVGLPTRPGAAPIGSAAARMHRRPPGAPSHPGGYRELSGREVEVLRLVAEGQSNKAIGVSMGLSALTVKSHLARIARKLGTGDRAGMVAVALRTGIIH
- a CDS encoding DUF3000 domain-containing protein — protein: MAAAQGRLSDGAGGMDDAREKKEGDRNAAETAPLPFRAAVDALRAARLRPDIEIDPTRPPQRLAPYAYALEAAVVADDEDLADGRLVLLHDPAGHDAWQGSFRLVTLVRAELEAEMAADPLLPEVCWSWLTGALQARGLSYGEPSGTVTRASSHYFGGLAERPAASQIEIRASWTPREGLGGVPDTAAHLAGWCDLLCQIAGLPPVTPGDASVVTLPQRRGPQSR